The following is a genomic window from Flavobacteriales bacterium.
CTGGTCAATTGATTGTTCTGTATATCCACCGGGAATCGAGAAGAATTGCTCCGTAGGCGTATAGGTTTCTATGTCCACGATATTGTCTTGTCCGGCGGGATTTCCGTAGTCGTAATCTATGGAGCGAACGGGTAGCCCCTGAATTTCCTTTTGATATAAGAAGTTGCTGTCGCCGAGGTTCGATCCCATTGATTCGGCGAACGATCCCATTAGTTCGCTGAATTCTTCGAGGCAAACAACTTCTTTTTTGCCTATTCCCAAGTCGCCGTAGCTGGCTACCCACATCTTTTTTTTCAACTCACCGTCTTCGCTCATGAGATATTCAGAGCAATCGTAGCCGTTGATGTCGCTTTCTTCACCTGTAGCTTCAATTCCGTAATCCGCTTCGATGTTGCCCATTTGTTGTTCCATCATTTTGCGGGCCATCTCTTGCTGTTCGGGCGGCATTTGAGCAATGCGCTCCTCGGCCATTTTCTTCATCTGCTCAATGCGGCCTTTCAATTCTGCGGCCACTTCCCGATCGAGTACAAAGTACTTCTTGGCGGTGTGGTCGACCATGTACACCGTTTCAGCTTTGCGGTCGTAGATCACACTTTGTTTTGCGGACTCGCCAACACGGGTGTCCATTCTCAAGTGCTCGGAGTGAAAATAGAAGTCGGTCTTTCGCTCCACTGTAGCTCCTTTTGCGTCGGATTGCTCCATGTGAATGACGTGAAACTGCGCGTGTGTCGATAGAATGGCCCCAATGAACATCAGGGTCAACAAGATTTTTTTCATGATCAATTCGATTCAGATGTCCTCAATGGGTAAAGCCCTTTTTGAAGTTCTATTACTCCTTTTCCTCGAATGTCCAGGGTAAGGATTTCGTGTTGGTCCGATGTTTCCCGAAGGTAGTCATACAGGTCGCAAATACGGCCTTTGAACTCGCCGGCGGGAATCTTACCCAAGCGCTCGACCATATCGCCCAACTCAATACCTGCAAGCTGTGCCGGCCCACCTTCCGTTAAGCTCCTCACCTCGATACCGCGAGCGGTCCACATCATGCCCACACCAAATCCGGGCTCCAAGGGGTTTACTGAAATGGTATCGCGCTTGACCCACTGAAGTTCTTTGTCCGGGAAATAGAAGTACATGTTGTAATGGCGAAAGAGGTCGTTCCCTAGTTTTGCACCCGACCCACCCTGAACCTCCATAAGGTAATTCCAACTCGAACCATCGGCCAGAGTGAGGGTGTGGTTCGGGCTAAAATATAGGGTGTCGTTCTTTACACCGTACAGTCCAAAGGTGGTTCCGTCGAATTTTCTGAAATAGGTCCATTCGCCGGTTGTAGAATCGCGCAAGGCCTTCACCACCGATGGTGACGCTTCCATGAAACCGTTGTACCCGGTATCCATGAGCACATGTGAAACCTCGAATCCGTTGAGGTCGATATCGATATGTGGCCGACCACCCGACAATTGAAATTCCTGAATACCTTCGTCGGACTCGGGCGGTGGAAGCCCATCTCGACTCGATGAGAAGAAGATCATCTTGCGATCGTAATCGATCATCCAGTGACATTTCTTCATCAAATTGGCACCGAGGATCCCGTCGGCTGCGATGCATCTCAAAATACTGTTTTCGTCGTATGGTACACTTACAGCGGCGTGATTGGTGAACAGGGTGTTCCCGATCAATACAGAATCGAGCATCATTATTGGAGTCGACTGCCGGTTCCCGTGGGTGTCGCCAACGCTAACGGTGGCGACTTTCTCAATGCGATCGAGCTGTGTAT
Proteins encoded in this region:
- a CDS encoding DUF4412 domain-containing protein, producing the protein MKKILLTLMFIGAILSTHAQFHVIHMEQSDAKGATVERKTDFYFHSEHLRMDTRVGESAKQSVIYDRKAETVYMVDHTAKKYFVLDREVAAELKGRIEQMKKMAEERIAQMPPEQQEMARKMMEQQMGNIEADYGIEATGEESDINGYDCSEYLMSEDGELKKKMWVASYGDLGIGKKEVVCLEEFSELMGSFAESMGSNLGDSNFLYQKEIQGLPVRSIDYDYGNPAGQDNIVDIETYTPTEQFFSIPGGYTEQSIDQGPR
- a CDS encoding aspartyl protease family protein, which gives rise to MKRLTLLLVAFIVFALAGGCGASKTVRLCDATKAPTEAFRDSIPFVWKYSSIVVQIEVPGTGRKWDMIFDTGASYSVLNQTNTQLDRIEKVATVSVGDTHGNRQSTPIMMLDSVLIGNTLFTNHAAVSVPYDENSILRCIAADGILGANLMKKCHWMIDYDRKMIFFSSSRDGLPPPESDEGIQEFQLSGGRPHIDIDLNGFEVSHVLMDTGYNGFMEASPSVVKALRDSTTGEWTYFRKFDGTTFGLYGVKNDTLYFSPNHTLTLADGSSWNYLMEVQGGSGAKLGNDLFRHYNMYFYFPDKELQWVKRDTISVNPLEPGFGVGMMWTARGIEVRSLTEGGPAQLAGIELGDMVERLGKIPAGEFKGRICDLYDYLRETSDQHEILTLDIRGKGVIELQKGLYPLRTSESN